From Burkholderia sp. WP9, a single genomic window includes:
- a CDS encoding LysR family transcriptional regulator, protein MTMRNATLRQLKVFETVARHLSFSRAAEELHLTQPAVSTQVRQLEEHAGLPLFEQLGKKIYLTPAGTEMLHYSRAIIQQFHEVDEAMSQLKGVSGGKLNVAVISAGDYFFPRLLAEFTRRYSGVVLNLAVHNREELLHQLATNQTDLAVMVRPPHETDATNEPFAPHPYVIVAAPTHPLAHKRNIKIGQLANEAFIVRERGSDTWNSMEEGFAGRLANLKIAMEIKSTETIKQAVIAGMGIAFLSAHTISLELQLGHLVVLDVESFPVMLNWYVVHRKNKRLPPVAVAFKRFLMEEGANLIEKITRVRELSVYKQ, encoded by the coding sequence ATGACGATGCGAAATGCGACTCTGCGACAACTGAAGGTTTTCGAAACGGTGGCGCGCCACCTGAGCTTCTCGCGCGCCGCCGAGGAATTGCATCTCACGCAGCCGGCCGTCTCCACTCAGGTCCGGCAACTCGAAGAACATGCCGGGCTGCCGCTGTTCGAACAACTCGGCAAAAAAATCTATCTGACGCCGGCGGGCACCGAAATGCTTCACTACAGCCGCGCGATCATCCAGCAATTCCACGAAGTCGACGAGGCGATGAGTCAGCTCAAGGGCGTCTCCGGCGGCAAGCTGAACGTCGCGGTGATCAGCGCGGGCGACTACTTCTTTCCGCGACTGCTGGCCGAATTCACGCGCCGCTATTCGGGTGTCGTGCTCAATCTCGCCGTGCACAACCGCGAGGAGCTGCTGCATCAGCTCGCTACCAACCAGACCGATCTCGCGGTAATGGTGCGCCCGCCCCACGAAACCGACGCGACCAACGAGCCGTTCGCGCCGCACCCGTACGTGATCGTGGCGGCGCCCACGCATCCGCTCGCGCATAAGCGCAACATCAAGATCGGCCAGTTGGCGAATGAAGCCTTCATCGTGCGGGAACGCGGCTCGGACACATGGAATTCGATGGAAGAAGGTTTCGCCGGGCGCCTTGCCAACCTCAAGATCGCCATGGAGATCAAGAGCACCGAGACGATCAAGCAGGCTGTGATCGCGGGCATGGGCATCGCCTTTCTGTCCGCGCATACGATCAGCCTCGAACTGCAACTCGGTCATCTGGTCGTGCTCGATGTCGAGAGCTTTCCGGTCATGCTCAACTGGTACGTGGTGCACCGCAAGAACAAGCGCCTGCCGCCGGTAGCGGTCGCCTTCAAGCGCTTCCTCATGGAAGAAGGCGCGAATCTGATCGAGAAGATCACGCGCGTCAGGGAATTGAGCGTGTATAAGCAGTAG
- a CDS encoding NAD(P)(+) transhydrogenase (Re/Si-specific) subunit beta: MPLAYDSTVWCSLARLFASVLAVALAAVGQLQFERRAKRRPDWHVGALAAALAALLAAGMGASDGTIGAAVAGAVLGARLAHGRNLTRRPRLVALLGSGMGLAVMSGGFARYLSSAAQASVERAGLCVAVFIGALIFATSTIAFCKLRGVLDFAAVARPGHDVVNLLALLLCAWLGYGFVTEQAQPFGLAALLAMSAVACAMGVHLMTSREYSNAREQGHDSGALAFAARCHSHSATTHKRGLLERIEWHGGEEQAWTLRYVTRADLRTAAYPRCRSERHSMNGDGRKRACAHHHSTRATTRRAL, from the coding sequence ATGCCGCTAGCGTATGACAGTACCGTGTGGTGTTCGCTGGCGCGTTTATTTGCTTCCGTGTTGGCCGTCGCGCTTGCCGCAGTCGGGCAACTGCAGTTCGAACGGCGAGCGAAGCGTCGGCCTGACTGGCACGTCGGCGCGTTGGCCGCCGCACTCGCGGCGCTTCTCGCTGCTGGCATGGGCGCGAGCGACGGCACGATCGGCGCCGCGGTGGCGGGCGCGGTGCTCGGCGCGCGACTGGCGCACGGACGCAACTTGACGCGGCGGCCGCGTCTCGTCGCCCTGTTGGGCAGCGGCATGGGGCTCGCTGTCATGTCGGGTGGTTTTGCGCGTTATCTGTCGTCGGCGGCGCAGGCGAGCGTGGAGCGCGCTGGACTCTGTGTCGCCGTGTTCATCGGCGCGTTGATTTTTGCCACCTCGACGATTGCGTTCTGCAAACTGCGCGGTGTATTGGACTTCGCCGCGGTGGCGCGTCCTGGTCACGATGTCGTCAATCTGCTTGCGCTGCTGCTGTGCGCCTGGCTCGGCTACGGTTTCGTCACCGAACAGGCGCAGCCATTCGGACTGGCCGCGCTACTCGCGATGAGCGCGGTGGCTTGTGCAATGGGTGTGCATCTGATGACCAGCCGCGAGTATTCCAATGCGCGCGAGCAGGGCCACGATTCAGGCGCACTCGCGTTTGCCGCGCGTTGCCACAGTCATAGCGCGACCACGCACAAACGCGGGCTGCTGGAGCGAATCGAATGGCACGGCGGCGAAGAGCAGGCGTGGACGCTGCGCTATGTAACGCGAGCCGACCTGCGAACGGCAGCATATCCGCGCTGTCGAAGCGAACGGCATAGCATGAATGGGGATGGGCGAAAGCGCGCGTGCGCCCACCATCATTCAACTCGCGCCACCACGAGGCGTGCCTTATGA
- a CDS encoding fumarylacetoacetate hydrolase family protein, giving the protein MDTWMRFMSSDGGVVFGRVEGGYLHEYESLDQPVPTGAVLSTRALAPIAPCAPGKIVALWNNYYALAAKLDKPVPAHPLFLLKPAGSVIGSGEPIRRPLSYAGKIVYEGELGIVIGRRCRDASVEEAAEAIFGYTLVNDVTAADLLNENPHFPQWCRAKGFDTFCCIGPAIVSGFDWQRARLVTTLDGVERQNYPLADMVFSPAEQVSLISQDLTLEPGDVIACGTSVGVGSIKDGATVSITVDGIGTLSNTLSAARAVAVAGTEPVASSAV; this is encoded by the coding sequence ATGGATACGTGGATGCGATTCATGTCGAGCGACGGCGGCGTCGTGTTCGGCCGTGTGGAGGGGGGCTATCTGCACGAGTATGAAAGTCTCGATCAGCCGGTGCCGACCGGCGCCGTGCTCTCGACGCGCGCGCTCGCCCCGATCGCGCCGTGCGCGCCGGGCAAGATCGTCGCGCTGTGGAACAACTATTACGCGCTGGCGGCGAAGCTCGACAAGCCCGTGCCCGCGCATCCGCTCTTCCTGCTGAAGCCGGCGGGTTCGGTGATCGGCTCGGGTGAGCCGATCCGCCGGCCGCTCAGCTACGCGGGCAAGATCGTCTATGAGGGCGAACTCGGCATTGTGATAGGACGGCGCTGCCGCGACGCGAGTGTCGAAGAGGCCGCTGAAGCGATCTTCGGCTACACGCTGGTGAACGACGTCACCGCTGCCGATCTGCTGAACGAGAATCCGCACTTTCCGCAATGGTGCCGTGCGAAGGGCTTCGATACGTTTTGCTGTATCGGGCCGGCGATCGTCTCCGGTTTCGACTGGCAGCGCGCACGTCTTGTCACGACACTCGACGGCGTGGAGCGGCAGAACTATCCGCTCGCCGACATGGTTTTCTCGCCGGCCGAGCAGGTGAGTCTGATCTCACAGGATCTCACGCTCGAACCGGGCGATGTGATTGCGTGCGGCACCTCGGTGGGCGTGGGGTCGATCAAGGACGGCGCGACGGTGTCGATCACGGTCGACGGGATCGGCACGCTGAGCAATACCTTGAGCGCCGCGCGCGCGGTTGCTGTGGCCGGCACGGAGCCAGTCGCGTCGAGCGCCGTCTGA
- the frc gene encoding formyl-CoA transferase, with translation MSKALDGVRILDFTHVQSGPTCTQLLAWFGADVIKVERAGAGDITREQLRDIPDVDSLYFTMLNHNKRSVTIDTKNPEGKQVLEALIQKCDVLVENFAPGALDRMGFTWERIQELNPRMIVASVKGFGPGPYEDCKVYENVAQCAGGAASTTGFDDGPPVVTGAQIGDSGTGLHLALGIVTALYQRTHTGRGQRVLAAMQDGVLNLCRVKLRDQQRLERTGTMKEYPQYPNGQFGEAVPRAGNASGGGQPGWILKCKGWETDPNAYIYFITQAPVWAKICNVIGKEEWATDPDYATPAARLPRLKDIFAEIERWTMTKTKFEAMQILNKYDIPCGPILSMKEIAEEPSLRKTGTIVEVDHPTRGKYLTVGNPIKLSDSPTEVTRSPLLGEHTDEVMAELGYSPEQVSALRTAGAI, from the coding sequence ATGAGCAAAGCACTCGACGGCGTGCGCATTCTCGACTTCACGCATGTGCAATCCGGACCGACCTGCACGCAGCTGCTCGCGTGGTTCGGTGCGGACGTGATCAAGGTGGAGCGGGCGGGCGCGGGCGACATCACGCGTGAGCAGTTGCGCGACATTCCGGACGTGGACAGCCTCTACTTCACGATGCTCAACCACAACAAGCGCTCGGTCACGATCGATACGAAGAACCCCGAAGGCAAGCAGGTGCTCGAAGCATTGATCCAGAAATGCGACGTGCTGGTGGAAAACTTCGCGCCGGGCGCGCTCGATCGCATGGGCTTCACGTGGGAGCGGATTCAGGAATTGAATCCGCGCATGATCGTCGCTTCGGTGAAGGGCTTCGGCCCCGGGCCCTACGAAGACTGCAAGGTCTACGAGAATGTCGCGCAATGCGCGGGCGGCGCGGCGTCGACCACCGGCTTCGACGACGGTCCGCCGGTCGTGACGGGCGCGCAGATCGGCGACAGTGGCACCGGCTTGCATCTGGCGCTCGGCATCGTCACGGCGCTCTATCAGCGCACGCACACCGGACGCGGCCAGCGCGTCCTCGCCGCGATGCAGGACGGCGTGCTGAACCTGTGCCGCGTGAAGCTGCGCGACCAGCAGCGGCTCGAACGCACCGGCACGATGAAAGAGTACCCGCAATATCCGAATGGACAGTTCGGCGAAGCAGTGCCGCGCGCGGGCAACGCATCGGGCGGCGGTCAGCCGGGCTGGATCCTGAAGTGCAAGGGCTGGGAGACGGACCCCAACGCGTATATCTACTTCATCACGCAGGCCCCGGTATGGGCGAAGATCTGCAACGTGATCGGCAAGGAAGAGTGGGCGACGGATCCCGATTACGCGACGCCGGCTGCGCGCCTGCCGCGTCTGAAGGACATCTTCGCGGAGATCGAACGCTGGACCATGACCAAGACCAAGTTCGAGGCCATGCAGATTCTCAACAAGTACGACATTCCGTGCGGACCGATTCTGTCGATGAAGGAAATCGCCGAAGAGCCTTCGCTGCGCAAAACCGGCACGATCGTCGAAGTGGATCACCCGACTCGCGGCAAATATCTGACGGTTGGCAATCCTATCAAACTGTCCGACAGCCCGACCGAGGTGACGCGTTCTCCGCTGCTCGGCGAGCATACCGACGAGGTCATGGCCGAACTCGGCTATTCGCCCGAGCAGGTCAGCGCACTGCGCACTGCCGGCGCGATCTAG
- a CDS encoding GntR family transcriptional regulator: MSSELQTEAVATPLTLSLQPIGASASLRDQAYAMLRQAIADADIYQNREEIRLDERVLSESLGVSRTPVREAMTLLEQEGFLRMVPRRGIYIVRKSKREIVEMIQMWAALESMAARLATLHATDEEIARLRHMFDNFRDATPAEHIAEYSDANIAFHQAIVELSKSQIILDTIKNIFIHVRAIRRMTISQSDRASRSIVDHLRIIEALEQRDTELAERLTRQHSLDLAAFVEANCDFLD; the protein is encoded by the coding sequence ATGTCGTCAGAACTTCAAACTGAAGCAGTGGCCACACCGCTCACGTTGTCATTGCAGCCGATCGGCGCGAGCGCGAGCTTGCGCGATCAGGCGTATGCCATGCTCCGCCAGGCGATTGCCGACGCGGACATCTATCAGAACCGCGAAGAAATCCGACTCGACGAGCGCGTGCTGAGCGAGTCGCTCGGCGTCAGCCGCACGCCGGTGCGCGAGGCTATGACGCTGCTCGAGCAGGAAGGTTTTTTGCGCATGGTGCCGCGGCGCGGCATCTACATCGTGCGCAAGAGCAAGCGTGAAATCGTCGAAATGATCCAGATGTGGGCGGCCCTCGAAAGCATGGCGGCGCGTCTTGCCACGCTGCACGCCACGGACGAGGAAATTGCCCGGCTGCGCCACATGTTCGACAACTTCCGCGACGCGACGCCGGCCGAGCACATCGCTGAGTACTCGGATGCGAACATCGCGTTTCATCAGGCGATCGTCGAGTTGTCCAAGTCGCAGATCATTCTCGACACGATCAAGAACATCTTCATCCACGTGCGGGCGATCCGCCGCATGACCATTTCGCAGAGCGACCGCGCATCGCGTTCGATCGTCGATCATCTGCGCATTATCGAGGCGCTGGAGCAGCGGGATACCGAACTGGCCGAGCGCCTCACGCGGCAGCATTCGTTGGATCTCGCCGCGTTTGTCGAGGCGAATTGCGATTTTCTGGATTAA
- a CDS encoding OFA family MFS transporter — protein MSSITEPSGNSGSAPFFSKQATVAKPGFSRWMVPPAALAVHLCIGQAYAFSVFNGPLTKVIGITQSSADDWSLTSLGWIFSLAIVFLGLSAAFAGKWLERVGPRRTMFTAACCFGGGFLVSSLGVYLHQIVLLYLGYGVIGGIGLGLGYVSPVSTLIRWFPDRRGMATGMAIMGFGGGAMIAAPLSVALMNHFRSATSIGVAETFVVLGIAYFISMTIGALAIRVPPADWKPAGWTPAATSQNKMISRNHVHIDQALKTPQFYLIWLVLFLNVTAGIGILGQASVMIQESFKNTVTAAAAAGFVGLLSLFNMGGRFVWASASDWIGRKNTYFIFFALGAVLYYLVPGFAASGQIALFVLAYCVILTMYGGGFATVPAYLADMFGTAFVGGIHGRLLTAWAAAGVAGPVLVNYIRAYEVAHGVAKADAYTMTVHIMAVLLVVGFVCNLLVKRVDDKHHMTDAQLAKGA, from the coding sequence ATGAGCAGCATCACCGAGCCGAGCGGCAATTCAGGCTCTGCCCCGTTCTTTTCCAAACAGGCCACCGTTGCGAAACCCGGCTTTTCGCGTTGGATGGTCCCGCCCGCGGCGCTCGCCGTCCATCTCTGTATTGGCCAGGCGTATGCGTTCTCCGTGTTCAATGGCCCGCTGACCAAGGTCATCGGCATCACGCAATCCAGTGCGGATGACTGGTCGCTGACCTCCCTCGGCTGGATCTTTTCGCTGGCGATCGTGTTCCTCGGTTTGTCGGCGGCCTTTGCCGGCAAGTGGCTCGAACGCGTCGGCCCGCGCCGCACGATGTTTACCGCCGCATGCTGCTTCGGCGGCGGCTTCCTCGTCTCCTCGCTCGGCGTGTATCTGCATCAGATCGTCCTGCTCTACCTCGGCTACGGCGTGATCGGCGGAATCGGGCTGGGACTTGGTTATGTGTCGCCGGTGTCCACGCTGATCCGCTGGTTCCCGGACCGCCGCGGGATGGCGACGGGCATGGCGATCATGGGCTTCGGCGGCGGCGCGATGATCGCCGCGCCGTTGTCCGTGGCGCTGATGAACCACTTCCGCAGTGCCACCAGCATCGGTGTGGCCGAGACGTTCGTCGTGCTCGGCATCGCGTACTTCATCTCGATGACGATCGGCGCACTGGCGATCCGCGTGCCGCCGGCGGACTGGAAACCGGCCGGCTGGACGCCGGCCGCGACGAGTCAGAACAAGATGATCTCGCGTAACCACGTGCATATCGACCAGGCGCTGAAGACGCCGCAGTTCTATCTGATCTGGCTCGTGCTGTTCCTGAACGTGACGGCCGGCATCGGCATTCTCGGCCAGGCTTCGGTGATGATTCAGGAAAGCTTCAAAAACACGGTGACGGCGGCCGCGGCGGCCGGCTTCGTGGGTCTTCTGTCGCTGTTCAATATGGGTGGCCGGTTTGTCTGGGCGTCGGCGTCCGACTGGATCGGCCGCAAGAACACGTACTTCATCTTCTTCGCGCTCGGCGCGGTGCTGTACTACCTCGTGCCGGGTTTCGCCGCATCCGGTCAGATCGCCCTCTTCGTGCTCGCCTACTGCGTGATCCTGACAATGTACGGCGGCGGCTTCGCCACCGTGCCGGCCTATCTTGCCGACATGTTCGGTACGGCGTTCGTCGGCGGCATTCACGGGCGTCTGCTGACGGCGTGGGCTGCGGCGGGTGTCGCAGGTCCTGTGCTGGTGAACTACATTCGCGCCTATGAAGTCGCGCACGGCGTCGCCAAGGCGGACGCCTACACGATGACCGTTCATATCATGGCCGTGCTGCTGGTGGTCGGCTTCGTCTGCAACCTGCTGGTCAAGCGTGTGGACGACAAGCACCACATGACCGACGCTCAACTCGCCAAAGGCGCATAA
- a CDS encoding oxalate:formate antiporter, with product MSTVQAVNQTSKVKLAVFWLYVTLPLAWGVVNTLSQAMKLFQ from the coding sequence ATGTCGACCGTTCAAGCAGTGAATCAGACCAGCAAGGTCAAACTCGCCGTGTTCTGGCTTTATGTGACCCTTCCGCTGGCATGGGGCGTGGTCAATACGCTCTCGCAGGCGATGAAGCTGTTCCAGTAA
- a CDS encoding YadA-like family protein, which translates to MNKSYKTVWNATTRTYAAASEVTKSRGAKGVSICGSLVAASAGLLSALAFSQPAAAGECESSEQNCLSVAQALAAGVAVPDKDDAAKPADMVAAITNASVFTGNPALDTASAPSSAASLASSNRTGLLGASVPTPVTDYIAVSPNVVLGARTSASTDLNAMAIGPTAAATGFNALAVGSASIAGSDASTAVGSAAGVASVNSTAVGASAIVGALSNNSVAVGYNSRAGAMNTIALGSFASAVSSGSVAIGYNAFINPSSTSSIVIGSNASASAKGSVALGADSIADRANVVSVGSITQGRQITYVAAGTRPTDAANVGQLSGVAEALGGGAQVDPNGAVVAPAYTVGGTTYHDVGAALAAVVTNSAAGGADALRYDTPAHDVATLGNKVTPVKLTNVAAGTLSAASSDAVTGAQLYGTNQAVAQNTTDITNISSNITNISNGKAGLLQQDAVSRDLSVAKSTDGKHVDFTGLTGARELVGVAAGTTAGSAVNLAQLSPVVASLGGGATVNANGSVAGPTYHVQAGTQTTVGSALSSLDTGLSSLQSQISGGTVGLVTQNAASHDILIGASTTGTRVSVAGSAGNRVITGVAAGAVGAASSDTVNGAQLYANTANTAAALGGGSTVNPDGSLKRPAYSIGGSTYSDVGAALAAAVTTSVQAGADSVQYDSAAHDIITLGKGVAPVRLTNVRAANLDAGSSDAVNGAQLFATNQAVAQNSVSITNLDQRVTDNTTNISSLDQRVTANTTNISHLDQRTTTIEGDVTNITNQITNGEIGLVQQDQASRNLTVAKDTDGARVDFTGTGGARELTGIAAGTTDASAVNLGQFKPMVAALGGGAQINADGSLTGPSYHMQGGTQTTVGDALGSLDNGLSTLQQNMENGGIGMVTQDPVSRDVKVGATTNGNLINMAGTAGNRVVTGVARGSVSSTSSDAVNGAQLYAQAASTAVALGGGATVNADGSVTAPSYSVGGKVVNNVGSAITNLDGRVTQNSSDIAGLQTTIGNLNGAVANAVRYDGSAHDRITLGGTAANAPKVQLTNLKDANLSATSTDAVTGAQLWNTNQDVSTLNQLVQSVRNNQTTGTPYVSVNSAGNAAQAIGNGSVAIGGGAKASAPNSVAIGEGSVADVTNTVSVGSSGSERRITNVAPGQAPTDAVNMQQFQGGLSDMARSAYSGTASALALTSIPEVDSSKNLAIGVGTAGYKGYQAVAVGLSARVTQSLKVKLGAGISSATTAVTAGAAYQW; encoded by the coding sequence TTGAACAAATCTTATAAGACCGTCTGGAATGCAACGACCCGCACATACGCAGCCGCGTCGGAGGTGACGAAAAGCCGTGGTGCAAAAGGGGTGTCGATATGCGGGTCGCTGGTGGCCGCGAGTGCGGGGCTGCTGAGTGCGTTGGCGTTTTCGCAACCCGCAGCGGCCGGGGAATGCGAGTCATCGGAACAGAACTGTCTGAGCGTCGCGCAGGCGTTGGCGGCCGGTGTCGCCGTGCCGGACAAAGACGACGCGGCGAAGCCCGCGGACATGGTGGCCGCAATCACGAATGCGAGCGTGTTCACCGGCAATCCGGCACTCGACACGGCGTCGGCGCCATCGTCGGCGGCATCCCTTGCCAGTTCGAACCGGACCGGCTTGCTCGGGGCGAGCGTGCCTACACCGGTGACCGACTATATCGCCGTGAGTCCGAACGTCGTTCTGGGCGCGCGCACCAGTGCGTCAACCGACCTGAACGCCATGGCAATCGGCCCAACGGCCGCTGCGACCGGCTTCAACGCATTGGCCGTCGGCTCGGCCTCGATTGCCGGTTCCGACGCTTCGACCGCGGTCGGCTCGGCGGCGGGCGTCGCTTCGGTGAATTCGACCGCCGTCGGGGCTTCGGCCATCGTGGGCGCGCTTTCCAATAACTCGGTGGCGGTGGGTTACAACTCGCGCGCAGGCGCCATGAATACGATAGCGCTCGGCTCCTTCGCGAGCGCCGTGTCGAGCGGGTCCGTGGCCATTGGCTACAACGCCTTCATCAACCCGTCCTCGACGAGTTCGATCGTGATCGGCTCGAACGCGTCGGCGAGCGCCAAGGGCTCGGTCGCGCTCGGCGCCGATTCGATTGCCGACCGCGCCAATGTCGTTTCGGTGGGCAGCATTACGCAAGGCCGTCAGATTACCTATGTCGCGGCCGGTACGCGGCCCACCGACGCGGCCAACGTCGGTCAGCTCTCAGGCGTGGCCGAAGCGCTCGGCGGCGGCGCGCAAGTCGATCCGAACGGCGCGGTGGTCGCGCCTGCGTACACCGTCGGCGGGACGACCTACCACGACGTGGGCGCGGCCCTCGCGGCGGTGGTGACAAATAGCGCCGCCGGCGGTGCCGACGCGCTGCGCTACGACACCCCGGCGCATGACGTTGCGACGCTCGGCAACAAAGTCACGCCGGTCAAGCTCACCAACGTCGCGGCCGGCACCTTGAGCGCAGCCAGTTCGGACGCCGTGACCGGCGCGCAACTCTACGGCACCAATCAGGCGGTCGCGCAAAACACGACTGACATCACCAACATCTCCAGCAACATCACGAACATTAGTAACGGCAAGGCGGGGCTGCTCCAGCAAGACGCTGTCTCGCGCGACCTGTCCGTGGCGAAGAGCACGGACGGCAAGCACGTCGACTTCACCGGATTGACGGGGGCGCGCGAGTTGGTTGGCGTGGCGGCGGGTACGACCGCGGGCTCAGCGGTGAATCTGGCGCAGCTCAGTCCGGTCGTGGCGTCGCTTGGCGGCGGCGCAACGGTGAACGCGAACGGTTCGGTGGCCGGTCCCACGTATCACGTGCAAGCGGGCACGCAGACCACGGTCGGCAGCGCGCTGAGTTCGCTCGACACCGGGCTTTCGTCGCTGCAGTCGCAGATCAGCGGCGGCACGGTCGGCCTCGTCACGCAGAATGCCGCATCTCACGACATTCTGATCGGCGCGTCCACGACCGGCACGCGGGTCAGCGTGGCGGGTTCGGCGGGAAATCGCGTGATCACCGGCGTGGCGGCTGGTGCGGTTGGCGCGGCCAGCAGCGACACGGTCAATGGCGCGCAACTTTATGCGAACACCGCTAATACGGCGGCCGCGCTGGGCGGCGGGTCGACCGTCAATCCGGATGGCTCGCTCAAGAGGCCGGCTTACAGCATCGGCGGAAGCACCTACAGCGACGTGGGGGCCGCGCTCGCGGCCGCCGTCACGACCAGTGTCCAGGCAGGCGCCGATTCCGTTCAGTACGATTCGGCGGCACACGACATCATCACGTTGGGCAAGGGCGTCGCGCCGGTTCGGCTCACCAACGTGCGCGCCGCTAATCTCGATGCCGGTAGTTCGGACGCTGTCAACGGCGCGCAACTGTTCGCCACCAATCAGGCCGTCGCGCAGAACAGCGTCAGCATCACGAACCTCGACCAGCGGGTGACGGATAACACGACGAACATCAGCAGCCTCGACCAGCGCGTCACCGCGAACACGACGAACATCAGCCATCTCGACCAGCGCACCACCACGATCGAAGGCGACGTGACCAACATCACGAACCAGATCACGAACGGCGAGATCGGGCTCGTTCAGCAGGATCAGGCGTCGCGCAATCTCACCGTGGCGAAAGATACGGACGGCGCGCGCGTCGATTTCACCGGCACCGGCGGCGCGCGCGAGCTGACCGGGATCGCGGCGGGCACCACGGACGCATCCGCGGTCAATCTCGGCCAGTTCAAGCCGATGGTGGCCGCATTGGGCGGCGGCGCGCAGATCAACGCCGACGGTTCGCTGACCGGCCCCAGCTATCACATGCAAGGCGGCACGCAAACCACGGTCGGCGACGCGCTCGGCTCGCTAGACAATGGTCTCAGCACGTTGCAGCAGAACATGGAAAACGGCGGCATCGGCATGGTCACGCAGGATCCGGTGTCGCGCGATGTCAAGGTGGGCGCGACGACGAACGGCAATCTGATCAACATGGCCGGCACGGCGGGTAATCGGGTCGTCACAGGCGTGGCGCGAGGATCGGTCAGTTCGACGAGCAGCGACGCGGTGAATGGCGCGCAACTGTATGCGCAGGCGGCGAGCACGGCGGTGGCGCTGGGCGGCGGAGCGACGGTCAACGCGGACGGTTCGGTAACGGCGCCTTCGTATAGCGTGGGCGGCAAGGTAGTGAACAACGTCGGCAGCGCGATTACCAACCTGGATGGCCGCGTCACCCAAAACAGCAGCGATATCGCCGGTTTGCAAACCACCATCGGCAACCTCAACGGGGCGGTCGCGAATGCGGTGCGGTACGACGGTTCGGCGCACGACAGGATCACGCTCGGCGGCACGGCGGCCAATGCGCCGAAGGTACAGCTGACCAATCTGAAGGACGCCAATCTATCGGCCACCAGCACTGACGCCGTGACCGGTGCGCAGCTCTGGAATACCAACCAGGATGTGAGCACGCTGAACCAGTTGGTCCAGTCCGTGCGGAACAATCAGACTACCGGCACTCCCTATGTGTCCGTGAACAGCGCCGGCAACGCGGCGCAGGCGATCGGCAACGGGTCCGTGGCGATCGGCGGCGGCGCCAAAGCGTCGGCGCCGAACTCGGTGGCGATCGGCGAGGGTTCGGTGGCCGACGTGACGAACACGGTTTCCGTGGGCTCATCCGGCAGTGAGCGGCGCATCACCAACGTCGCACCTGGCCAGGCGCCCACGGATGCGGTGAATATGCAGCAGTTCCAGGGCGGCTTGAGCGACATGGCGCGCAGTGCCTACTCGGGCACAGCCTCGGCGCTGGCGTTGACCTCGATTCCTGAAGTCGATTCCAGCAAGAACCTCGCGATCGGAGTCGGCACGGCCGGTTACAAGGGGTATCAGGCGGTGGCCGTGGGGCTGTCGGCGCGCGTCACGCAGAGTCTGAAGGTGAAGCTCGGCGCGGGCATCAGTTCCGCCACGACCGCGGTCACGGCCGGTGCGGCATATCAGTGGTAG